One Streptomyces sp. NBC_00223 genomic window carries:
- a CDS encoding FG-GAP-like repeat-containing protein, which translates to MTVTGAAAAVIAGLLPLATNAAAAPESAPATVTKAGALAGSSGVDDGSVSEEDRALGEARSSGVAVEVVSARTELSDEWADPDGSFAVRRYGSPVRVFRGGVWVAADPSLVFAGDGSVVPRAVSVAVVFSGGGTGPLLSGVKDGRTLTLSWPSALPVPVLEGNVATYADVLPGVDVRLKAEVEGFSQLIVVKSAAAARNPALATLRYTMSTVGLSVASDADTGSITATDPAGQTVFTSPTPLMWDSTTQTSGTTGTAAAKSARARAGTLAAGDAGGVFEPPPGARDAQMATSVSGSTLSITPDQALLTGAGTQYPVYIDPSWAWGKRQNWTRVYKKYPTTSFWNANEVARVGYEAETNGLSRSFFQWDISNIENAGVISSTFRIKNTWSWSCQARPVQLWQTGPITSRTTWNNQPAKIGSSPLATVDQSKGWGSACPAGNLEFDLTPRIRDAAAHANASVTLGLYAADESDTYGWKKFDPKTAVLETTYNHAPTAPADPGTNPRTSCGAGGLIGNTTVSLHATIDDRDAGNLTARFQVFPAGSTTPVVNTTVPALKGRVATLVVPDSSLPTGTYTWKANATDAMNATSPWSATCTFTVDRTRPARPPLINSTVFPPGDNGWPTTTGTARQPAPFSFAANGVTDVAKYYYFTDWDPSPRDKEVTPGAGTSVTLTPPGAGPHFVYAYSADSSGNVSDTATYLFYAAGSGVRDVPGDLNGDGNDDIWNIDVNGALLTYAGQGNGQFASASNGGGSFSGARLTYRGDWGQDGYNDLIALQPNATGTAKNLWEYPNNGSGIATVAGVDGGKQPLTVACPAVTAPTDDNPDGCATGDDHWHDADQIIAPGDLNGDGAPDLLVKEGTLLWAYYGDRATKRLDIHGDPVLVGGADWNKYTVIAPGDINNDGYPDLFLREDTTGDLYRAYGGPGEQSGVVNPATWGSPDARVKIGSGFPAATYPVIESVGDLTGDGVADLWGRRSDNALLGWPGATTGTGGFSFGAGFPISATSPVGAPGGTPGRPDMSGDGLADMVVQTPDGTLSIRRKISGNQFFDTGTQVSWGWQDYFGQPGQGVLYFADIDGDGTKDLIALDTDGNITVRRNNRTGTAFDSGTLMSSHWSNFLGQPGQGRLYFADVTGDGKADLIVLGTDGDLTVRKNMGTYFDSGTLMSSHWSNFLGQSGQGRLYFADVTGDGKADLIVLGTDGDLTVRKNMGTYFDSGTLMSSHWSNFLGQPGQGKLYFADVTGDGKADLVVHETDGAVSYRVNLGTYFDAGREASAHWSNFLGGPGKGLLYFE; encoded by the coding sequence ATGACGGTCACGGGGGCCGCGGCCGCGGTCATAGCCGGTCTGCTTCCGCTCGCCACGAATGCGGCCGCCGCGCCGGAGTCGGCTCCGGCCACCGTCACGAAAGCCGGTGCCCTGGCCGGGTCTTCGGGGGTGGATGACGGGTCGGTGTCGGAGGAGGACCGGGCGTTGGGGGAGGCGCGGTCGTCGGGTGTGGCGGTGGAGGTGGTGTCGGCGCGGACGGAGTTGTCGGATGAGTGGGCGGATCCGGATGGTTCGTTCGCGGTGCGGCGTTACGGTTCGCCGGTGCGGGTGTTCCGGGGTGGGGTGTGGGTGGCGGCGGATCCGTCGTTGGTGTTCGCGGGGGACGGGAGTGTGGTGCCGCGGGCGGTGTCGGTGGCGGTGGTGTTTTCGGGTGGGGGTACGGGTCCGCTGCTGTCGGGGGTGAAGGACGGGCGGACGCTGACGCTGTCGTGGCCGTCGGCGTTGCCGGTTCCGGTGCTGGAGGGGAATGTGGCGACGTACGCGGATGTCCTGCCGGGTGTGGATGTGCGGCTGAAGGCGGAGGTGGAGGGGTTCTCGCAGCTGATCGTGGTGAAGTCGGCCGCCGCCGCGCGGAATCCGGCGCTGGCGACGTTGCGGTACACGATGAGTACGGTGGGGCTGTCGGTGGCCTCGGACGCGGATACGGGCAGTATCACGGCGACGGATCCGGCGGGGCAGACGGTGTTCACCAGTCCGACGCCGCTGATGTGGGACTCCACCACGCAGACCAGCGGCACGACCGGCACGGCCGCCGCCAAGTCGGCCAGGGCCAGGGCCGGGACTCTGGCTGCCGGTGATGCGGGTGGTGTGTTCGAGCCGCCGCCGGGTGCGCGGGACGCGCAGATGGCCACGTCGGTCAGCGGCAGTACGCTGTCGATCACCCCGGACCAGGCCCTGCTGACCGGTGCCGGTACTCAGTATCCGGTGTACATCGATCCGTCGTGGGCGTGGGGCAAGCGGCAGAACTGGACGCGGGTCTACAAGAAGTACCCCACGACGTCCTTCTGGAACGCCAACGAGGTCGCCCGCGTCGGGTACGAGGCGGAGACGAACGGGCTGTCGCGGTCGTTCTTCCAGTGGGACATCTCGAACATCGAGAACGCCGGGGTGATCTCCTCGACGTTCCGGATCAAGAACACCTGGTCGTGGTCGTGCCAGGCACGCCCGGTCCAGCTCTGGCAGACCGGCCCGATCACCTCCCGCACCACCTGGAACAACCAGCCCGCGAAGATCGGCTCCTCACCGCTGGCCACGGTCGACCAGTCCAAGGGCTGGGGCAGCGCCTGCCCGGCCGGCAACCTCGAATTCGACCTCACCCCCAGGATCAGGGACGCCGCAGCACACGCCAACGCGAGTGTCACCCTGGGCCTGTACGCCGCGGACGAGTCCGACACCTACGGCTGGAAGAAGTTCGACCCGAAGACCGCCGTCCTGGAGACCACCTACAACCACGCTCCCACCGCTCCCGCCGACCCGGGCACCAACCCCAGGACCTCCTGCGGCGCCGGCGGGCTGATCGGCAACACCACGGTCAGTCTGCACGCGACAATCGACGACCGGGACGCCGGCAACCTCACCGCCCGCTTCCAGGTCTTCCCCGCAGGGTCCACCACACCGGTCGTCAACACCACCGTCCCCGCGCTCAAGGGGCGGGTGGCCACCCTGGTCGTGCCCGACAGCAGCCTGCCCACCGGCACGTACACCTGGAAGGCCAACGCGACCGACGCGATGAACGCCACCTCGCCCTGGTCGGCGACCTGCACCTTCACCGTCGACCGCACCCGCCCCGCCCGGCCACCACTGATCAACTCCACCGTCTTCCCACCCGGCGACAACGGCTGGCCCACCACCACGGGAACCGCACGGCAGCCGGCGCCGTTCTCCTTTGCCGCCAACGGGGTCACCGATGTCGCCAAGTACTACTACTTCACCGACTGGGACCCCTCGCCGCGCGACAAGGAGGTGACTCCGGGCGCCGGTACGAGCGTCACCCTGACCCCGCCGGGTGCGGGCCCGCACTTCGTCTACGCCTACAGCGCGGACAGCTCGGGCAATGTGTCCGACACCGCCACCTATCTGTTCTACGCGGCCGGTTCGGGGGTCCGGGACGTCCCCGGTGACCTCAACGGCGACGGCAACGACGACATCTGGAACATCGACGTCAATGGCGCGCTGCTCACCTACGCGGGCCAGGGCAACGGCCAGTTCGCCTCGGCGTCCAACGGCGGCGGGTCGTTCTCCGGCGCGCGGCTGACGTACCGCGGCGACTGGGGACAGGACGGCTACAACGACCTGATCGCCCTCCAGCCCAACGCCACCGGCACCGCCAAGAACCTCTGGGAGTACCCCAACAACGGCTCCGGCATCGCCACCGTCGCGGGGGTCGACGGCGGCAAGCAGCCGCTGACCGTCGCCTGCCCGGCCGTCACCGCACCCACCGACGACAACCCCGACGGGTGCGCCACGGGTGACGACCACTGGCACGACGCCGACCAGATCATCGCCCCCGGCGACCTCAACGGCGACGGCGCCCCCGACCTCCTGGTCAAGGAGGGCACCCTGCTGTGGGCCTACTACGGCGACCGCGCCACCAAACGCCTCGACATCCACGGCGACCCCGTCCTCGTCGGCGGCGCCGACTGGAACAAGTACACCGTCATCGCGCCCGGCGACATCAACAACGACGGCTACCCCGACCTCTTTCTGCGCGAGGACACCACGGGTGACCTCTACCGGGCTTACGGCGGGCCGGGCGAGCAGTCGGGCGTCGTCAACCCCGCCACCTGGGGCAGTCCGGACGCGCGGGTGAAGATCGGCAGCGGATTCCCCGCCGCCACCTACCCCGTCATCGAGTCCGTCGGCGATCTGACCGGAGACGGTGTCGCGGACCTGTGGGGCCGCCGCAGCGACAACGCCCTGCTCGGCTGGCCCGGGGCGACCACCGGCACCGGCGGATTCTCCTTCGGCGCCGGCTTCCCCATCAGCGCCACCTCACCGGTCGGCGCCCCCGGCGGAACCCCGGGCCGGCCCGACATGAGCGGTGACGGCCTGGCCGACATGGTCGTGCAGACGCCCGACGGCACGCTGTCGATCCGCCGCAAGATCTCCGGCAACCAGTTCTTCGACACCGGGACGCAGGTCAGCTGGGGGTGGCAGGACTACTTCGGCCAACCCGGCCAGGGCGTCCTGTACTTCGCCGACATCGACGGGGACGGGACCAAGGACCTGATCGCCCTGGACACCGACGGAAACATCACGGTCCGCAGGAACAACCGGACCGGGACCGCCTTCGACTCGGGGACGTTGATGAGTTCGCATTGGTCGAATTTCCTGGGTCAGCCGGGTCAGGGGCGGTTGTACTTCGCCGATGTCACGGGTGACGGGAAGGCGGATCTCATCGTTCTTGGGACGGATGGTGATCTCACGGTCCGTAAGAATATGGGGACGTACTTCGATTCGGGGACGTTGATGAGTTCGCATTGGTCGAATTTCCTCGGTCAATCGGGTCAGGGGCGGTTGTACTTCGCCGATGTCACGGGTGACGGGAAGGCGGATCTCATCGTTCTTGGGACGGATGGTGATCTCACCGTGCGTAAGAATATGGGGACGTACTTCGATTCGGGGACGTTGATGAGTTCGCATTGGTCGAACTTCCTCGGTCAACCGGGCCAGGGGAAGCTGTACTTCGCCGACGTCACCGGAGACGGCAAGGCCGACCTCGTCGTCCATGAAACGGACGGCGCCGTCTCCTACCGCGTCAACCTGGGCACGTACTTCGACGCGGGCCGGGAGGCCAGCGCCCACTGGTCGAACTTCCTCGGCGGTCCGGGCAAGGGGCTCCTGTACTTCGAGTGA
- a CDS encoding CU044_5270 family protein, producing the protein MNELDRPRALRADAPLPDSDRLAPQRAALVQEFAREAAGRPAASPRIPSPRRRVVLVAVAATAALAVTGGVLAALPGDGTPTATPGQHAPTGRQVLSARASADTLELAAATVEKFGAAEPGPKQWVYEKSTGLRPGEPQTSESWTRWDGTGEAHLPGTPPDGDRTGFDPDKLQVWYGPNQEAKWKKEGYDDRSQRQFYDFLATLPSDPDLMMRRIREKHAIGDIKGETAAERDWREIDVLYRSVLIPPNAQAGLFRALARIPGARVEQNIKDPIGRPAIGVTVTYTRPSASGHLGKQELFFDPRTYAYLAEIDRAAPIDPPKGLPSAKPAPNRASGSVFITARNAWGVVDKPGERP; encoded by the coding sequence ATGAACGAGCTCGACCGACCGCGCGCCCTGCGCGCCGACGCCCCCCTGCCCGACAGCGACCGGCTCGCGCCGCAACGGGCGGCTCTCGTCCAGGAGTTCGCGCGCGAGGCCGCCGGCCGGCCGGCGGCCTCGCCCCGGATTCCGTCCCCCCGCCGCAGGGTGGTCCTGGTGGCCGTCGCGGCGACCGCGGCCCTCGCCGTGACCGGCGGGGTCCTGGCCGCCCTGCCCGGCGACGGCACCCCCACGGCAACCCCCGGACAGCACGCGCCCACCGGCAGGCAGGTGCTGTCCGCCCGGGCCTCGGCCGACACCCTCGAACTGGCCGCGGCCACCGTCGAGAAGTTCGGCGCGGCCGAGCCGGGCCCGAAGCAGTGGGTCTACGAGAAGAGCACCGGCCTCAGGCCGGGCGAACCGCAGACGTCGGAGAGCTGGACCCGTTGGGACGGTACGGGCGAGGCGCATCTGCCCGGCACCCCTCCCGACGGTGATCGCACGGGCTTCGACCCGGACAAGCTCCAGGTCTGGTACGGGCCCAACCAGGAGGCGAAGTGGAAGAAGGAGGGCTACGACGACCGTTCCCAGCGTCAGTTCTACGACTTCCTCGCCACGCTGCCGAGCGACCCCGACCTGATGATGCGGCGCATCCGTGAGAAGCACGCCATCGGCGACATCAAGGGCGAGACCGCGGCCGAACGCGACTGGCGGGAGATCGACGTCCTCTACCGTTCCGTCCTGATCCCGCCCAACGCCCAGGCCGGCCTGTTCCGGGCCCTGGCCAGGATCCCCGGCGCCCGGGTGGAACAGAACATCAAGGACCCGATCGGACGCCCGGCCATCGGCGTGACCGTCACCTACACCCGGCCCTCCGCCTCCGGCCACCTGGGCAAACAGGAACTCTTCTTCGACCCCCGCACCTACGCCTACCTGGCGGAGATCGACCGCGCCGCGCCGATCGATCCCCCCAAGGGCCTCCCCTCGGCCAAACCCGCCCCGAACCGGGCCTCCGGCTCCGTGTTCATCACCGCCCGCAACGCCTGGGGCGTCGTCGACAAGCCCGGCGAACGCCCCTGA
- the thrS gene encoding threonine--tRNA ligase has translation MSRRADSCFGPKPRGECPGASPCGHSPSVHEETAMHDHRKLGRELGLFDTDPLIGAGLPYWLPDGAAVRHTLEEYIRAAERRAGYRHVYSPVLGKRELYEISGHWSHYSDDMFPPMDLGGEQVVLRPSLCPHHAVIYRSRSHSYRELPLRMAELGGMYRSELSGVLGGLTRVRAIQLNDAHIFCTLDQAADEARAALEMIRRAYEALGISPARYRLSLPGPGGKYVAAPEMWQRSTALLTDVLDRSGLPYEAAEGEAAFYGPKIDVQVVDGAGRESTLSTVQIDFHQPERFDLHYIGADGAKHRPVMVHRSIIGSVERAVAHLIEQHGGAFPAWLAPVQLVVLPVSAAELPDAEALVRRCAGLGLRAEISGPEHGTLGARVREARLVPYQAVIGAREAAADHVALRLRDGRRLGPRAADDVLTRIGALVGAHSTDLWDGPVP, from the coding sequence GTGTCCCGGCGCGCTGACAGCTGTTTTGGTCCGAAGCCCCGGGGCGAGTGCCCCGGGGCTTCGCCTTGCGGTCACTCGCCCTCCGTACACGAGGAGACCGCCATGCACGACCACCGCAAGCTCGGCCGCGAGCTGGGCCTGTTCGACACCGACCCGCTGATCGGCGCGGGGCTGCCTTACTGGCTGCCCGACGGCGCGGCCGTGCGGCACACCCTGGAGGAGTACATCCGCGCCGCCGAGCGGCGGGCGGGCTACCGGCACGTCTACTCGCCGGTGCTCGGCAAGCGGGAGCTGTACGAGATCTCCGGCCACTGGTCGCACTACAGCGACGACATGTTCCCGCCGATGGACCTGGGCGGTGAGCAGGTCGTCCTGCGGCCGAGCCTGTGTCCCCACCACGCGGTGATCTACCGGTCCCGCTCCCACAGCTACCGCGAACTCCCGCTGCGCATGGCCGAGTTGGGCGGCATGTACCGCTCGGAGCTGTCGGGCGTGCTCGGCGGGCTGACCCGTGTCCGGGCCATCCAGCTGAACGACGCGCACATCTTCTGCACCCTGGACCAGGCCGCCGACGAGGCGCGGGCCGCCCTGGAGATGATCCGCCGGGCGTACGAAGCGCTCGGCATCAGCCCGGCCCGCTACCGGCTCTCCCTTCCCGGCCCGGGCGGGAAGTACGTCGCCGCCCCCGAGATGTGGCAGCGGTCGACCGCCCTGCTCACCGATGTCCTCGACCGCTCCGGACTTCCCTACGAGGCGGCCGAGGGCGAGGCCGCGTTCTACGGCCCCAAGATCGACGTCCAGGTCGTCGACGGCGCCGGCCGGGAGTCCACCCTGTCCACCGTCCAGATCGACTTCCACCAGCCCGAGCGGTTCGATCTGCACTACATCGGCGCGGACGGCGCGAAACACCGGCCGGTCATGGTCCACCGGAGCATCATCGGCAGCGTGGAGCGGGCCGTCGCCCATCTCATCGAGCAGCACGGCGGGGCCTTCCCCGCCTGGCTCGCCCCCGTCCAACTGGTGGTCCTCCCCGTCTCCGCGGCCGAACTGCCCGACGCCGAGGCGCTGGTACGGCGTTGCGCCGGCCTCGGGCTGCGCGCGGAGATCTCCGGGCCGGAGCACGGCACCCTCGGCGCCCGGGTCCGGGAGGCCCGCCTGGTGCCGTACCAGGCGGTGATCGGCGCCAGGGAGGCCGCCGCCGACCATGTCGCCCTGCGGCTGCGGGACGGACGCCGCCTCGGCCCGCGGGCCGCCGACGACGTCCTCACCCGTATCGGCGCTCTGGTCGGCGCCCACAGCACCGATCTGTGGGACGGCCCGGTGCCGTAA
- a CDS encoding RNA polymerase sigma factor, with amino-acid sequence MTDSLCRSSPETGPPGADAAADADAAVIAASLDDPERFAALFDRHAPAIHRYVTRRLGCDAADDITAETFLTAFRIRARYDSGRAGVRPWLHGIAARLISRHRREEVRALKLLARTGHDPVAESWTDSADDRLVAQAAFGPLARALAKLSEGDRHALLLLCWADFTYQEIAQALDIPVGTVRSRLHRARGKLRAAGSAPGPVKETSAPAEPSALSAPHVPEGDPA; translated from the coding sequence ATGACCGATTCGCTGTGCCGGTCCTCCCCGGAGACCGGCCCGCCCGGTGCCGACGCGGCGGCGGACGCGGATGCCGCGGTGATCGCGGCGTCGCTCGACGACCCGGAGCGCTTCGCCGCGCTCTTCGACCGTCATGCCCCCGCCATCCACCGGTACGTCACCCGGCGGCTTGGATGTGACGCGGCCGACGACATCACCGCCGAGACATTCCTGACGGCCTTCCGGATACGGGCCCGCTACGACAGCGGGCGCGCCGGTGTACGGCCGTGGCTGCACGGAATCGCGGCCCGGCTGATCAGCCGGCACCGCCGCGAGGAGGTCAGGGCGCTGAAGCTGCTGGCCCGCACCGGGCACGACCCGGTGGCCGAGAGCTGGACCGACTCCGCCGACGACCGCCTCGTCGCCCAGGCCGCGTTCGGCCCCCTGGCCCGGGCGCTGGCCAAGCTCTCCGAAGGGGACCGGCACGCGCTGCTGCTCCTGTGCTGGGCCGACTTCACCTACCAGGAGATCGCCCAGGCCCTGGACATCCCCGTCGGCACCGTCCGCTCCCGGCTCCACCGCGCCCGAGGGAAACTCCGCGCCGCCGGCAGCGCGCCCGGCCCCGTCAAAGAGACGTCCGCACCGGCCGAACCGTCAGCACTGTCCGCACCGCACGTACCCGAAGGGGACCCGGCATGA